The Malus domestica chromosome 13, GDT2T_hap1 genome includes a window with the following:
- the LOC103453466 gene encoding uncharacterized protein isoform X2: protein MGTLFLNHIKKQASNFLQEKYKIARLTFTDVTPTELLAEEATNNDPYSPDAKTMTKIADASFDVDDYWRIVDILHRRFNWGVSMQKKSDQILNLLGGGQILREARLKALKITNEIQGFGSATASPSSATSFSSSASEASRTSFGSFSTTSSVWNDINELSRSYEPSPTKLEAMERYSPSGLRSNDYDKASNFLETNENSEGSHLWDCPPIEEKGSLLESGDEGDAEDDDEDEFYEKAPDGNLISGMFSKLVNLSPRRSHGEKVGFRSVSDVGREGQKKFDRQSSFWY, encoded by the exons ATGGGAACCTTGTTTTTGAACCATATCAAAAAGCAAGCATCTAATTTTCTACAGGAGAAATACAAAATTGCTAGGCTGACTTTTACTGATGTTACTCCAACTGAATT GTTAGCTGAGGAAGCAACAAATAATGATCCATATAGCCCTGATGCTAAGACAATGACTAAAATAGCTGATGCCTCCTTTGACGTGGATGACTATTGGAGAATTGTCGATATTCTGCATCGGAG ATTCAATTGGGGTGTTAGCATGCAAAAGAAATCAGACCAAATACTTAACTTGCTAGGAGGAGGACAAATCCTAAGAGAAGCACGTTTAAAAGCTCTCAAAATAACAAATGAAATCCAAGGATTTGGAAGTGCAACGGCTTCTCCTTCATCAGCAACTTCTTTCTCTTCATCGGCCTCCGAAGCCTCAAGAACATCCTTTGGCTCTTTTTCAACCACAAGTTCTGTATGGAATGATATCAATGAGCTAAGTAGGTCATATGAGCCATCTCCCACAAAATTGGAAGCCATGGAAAGATATTCACCGAGCGGACTGCGCAGCAATGACTATGATAAGGCTTCCAATTTCCTAGAAACCAATGAAAATAGTGAAGGATCACACCTTTGGGATTGTCCTCCAATCGAAGAAAAGGGTTCACTGCTCGAATCTGGGGATGAAGGTGATGcagaagatgatgatgaagatgagttttaTGAGAAGGCGCCGGATGGTAATTTGATAAGTGGAATGTTCTCGAAGTTGGTTAACCTTAGCCCTCGTAGATCTCATGGTGAGAAAGTTGGCTTTAGGAGTGTGTCTGATGTGGGAAGGGAGGGGCAGAAAAAGTTTGATCGCCAATCTTCATTTTGGTATTGA
- the LOC103453466 gene encoding uncharacterized protein isoform X1: MGTLFLNHIKKQASNFLQEKYKIARLTFTDVTPTELLAEEATNNDPYSPDAKTMTKIADASFDVDDYWRIVDILHRRLYSLDWKEWRQSYKALILLEFLLTHGPEDFAEEFQRDSYVIQELGSFKYIDNKGFNWGVSMQKKSDQILNLLGGGQILREARLKALKITNEIQGFGSATASPSSATSFSSSASEASRTSFGSFSTTSSVWNDINELSRSYEPSPTKLEAMERYSPSGLRSNDYDKASNFLETNENSEGSHLWDCPPIEEKGSLLESGDEGDAEDDDEDEFYEKAPDGNLISGMFSKLVNLSPRRSHGEKVGFRSVSDVGREGQKKFDRQSSFWY, from the exons ATGGGAACCTTGTTTTTGAACCATATCAAAAAGCAAGCATCTAATTTTCTACAGGAGAAATACAAAATTGCTAGGCTGACTTTTACTGATGTTACTCCAACTGAATT GTTAGCTGAGGAAGCAACAAATAATGATCCATATAGCCCTGATGCTAAGACAATGACTAAAATAGCTGATGCCTCCTTTGACGTGGATGACTATTGGAGAATTGTCGATATTCTGCATCGGAG gTTATATAGCTTAGATTGGAAAGAGTGGAGGCAATCCTACAAAGCATTAATACTTCTGGAGTTCTTACTAACACATGGCCCTGAAGATTTTGCTGAAGAATTTCAACGTGATAGTTATGTCATCCAAGAGCTTGGATCGTTTAAATACATAGATAATAAAGG ATTCAATTGGGGTGTTAGCATGCAAAAGAAATCAGACCAAATACTTAACTTGCTAGGAGGAGGACAAATCCTAAGAGAAGCACGTTTAAAAGCTCTCAAAATAACAAATGAAATCCAAGGATTTGGAAGTGCAACGGCTTCTCCTTCATCAGCAACTTCTTTCTCTTCATCGGCCTCCGAAGCCTCAAGAACATCCTTTGGCTCTTTTTCAACCACAAGTTCTGTATGGAATGATATCAATGAGCTAAGTAGGTCATATGAGCCATCTCCCACAAAATTGGAAGCCATGGAAAGATATTCACCGAGCGGACTGCGCAGCAATGACTATGATAAGGCTTCCAATTTCCTAGAAACCAATGAAAATAGTGAAGGATCACACCTTTGGGATTGTCCTCCAATCGAAGAAAAGGGTTCACTGCTCGAATCTGGGGATGAAGGTGATGcagaagatgatgatgaagatgagttttaTGAGAAGGCGCCGGATGGTAATTTGATAAGTGGAATGTTCTCGAAGTTGGTTAACCTTAGCCCTCGTAGATCTCATGGTGAGAAAGTTGGCTTTAGGAGTGTGTCTGATGTGGGAAGGGAGGGGCAGAAAAAGTTTGATCGCCAATCTTCATTTTGGTATTGA